GTAGGGGTTGATCCAACATTAATAGACGAGTTTATTCTGGTGCAGACAACTGTTTTAGGATTAACTGCCAATGAAAAAAATCTAGCCGAATCAGAACAGCAACTCCGCTCTGAACTAAACAAATATCCAAACTTAATAGCAGAGTATAATCGTCTACTGCCGAAGGTACAAACTAGTCATAAAACTCTTGAACAACTGCTACAGGTACAACAATATTTAGGGTTGAAAATTGCTCAGGAAGGATATACTTGGCAAGTTTTAACAGAACCGGCTCTAGGTACTTATATGGGGGGCAATAGATTGTTACTTTTGCTCGGGGGAGCGGTGATTGGGCCGATTTTAGGTATCTTAGCAGCCCTGATTTTGGAAAATTTTAATGATACTATCTATTGTACGGGAGATTTAAAAAATCTGACAAACCTACGTGTATTGGGATCAGTACCAAAACTACCGTCGTATTCTATTAAAAAGCGGCGGCTTGGACTGCCTTGGAATGGGCGACGCAGTTCAGATGACTCTGTAATAGAAGCCACTACTAGATTGCCCGTTCATGAAAACCTGGACATGATCTACCAAAATATTCAGATATTAAAATATCCCTTACCTTTCAAGTCCTTGATGTTGACTTCAGCACTACCAGGGGCAGGGAAGACAACCTTAGTATTAGGGCTTGTAGCTAGTGCTACCCGAATGCATCGGCGGGTATTAGTTATTGATGCTAATTTGCACAATCCTAGCTTGCACAAGATCCTGGGACTATCCAATGATTGGGGACTATCTCTGTTATTAGTTGATGAGCCAACTACTCATTTTCAAGATTACGTTCAGCCTATTCATCCTTCAATTGATATTTTAACTGCTGGGCCGGAACCAGAAGATACGGTGAAATTGCTCAGTTCTCAACGAATGAAAGAACTAACAGAGTTGTTTGAGCAAAGTTATGACTTAGTACTGATAGATGCTTCACCTATTTTAGGCACGGTTGATGCCAGGCTTGTGGCATCTTTTTGCAATGGTATTGTGATGGTAGAGTGTATGGGCAAAGTAACGCGAACTGAATTGACTCAAGCTATAGAAATTTTGAGTAAATTGAATTTAATTGGAATTATCGCTAATGAAGTGAACAATTCTCAAAAGGTGTTGGCATCCTAAGCAGATTTTATGAGCCAAGTTTCAACCAAGTTGATCGTGAGGGTTGTAGCGATTGTGATTGATAAGTTGGATTTCATGGACAGCGATCGCTTTGGGGGAGCTAATGGAGTTACAATATTTTCGGTCATTTTTCCTGTGTAATATAGGAATCCGGTTTGATTTGGAGAAAAGATCCGTAGGGGAGCGTTGTTTGATAGCTGGCAGCACTTAATCTCCTTTATGATCTCGGAATCAGCACCCTGGAAACCACGCAATACTTCCTAATTTTTTTGAATTTAGAATTGCTGTGGTATATTGGCATTTGACCCGACCGAGTACAAACTATGCATAAGCCCGTAGGCCAAAGAAGTCGAGGTGTTGTACTCACTACTACAGGACAGGAAGGGAGAGGGGGCTTATGAACAAAAATATTGTTCAAAGTGGTGTTTTTACCCTGTTTAGAGGTATACCCCTACGTCGCATTCTGGTAGCGTTATTTTTGCTGCAAATCTTCCTAGCTGTGGGATTGACTGCATACTTATCAATCTGCAATGGGCAAAAGGCAGTCAATGAGGTAGCTAGCGAATTGCGTTATGAAGTTGCTAATCGAGTAGAGCAAAATTTACAGACTTATTTCTCAACCCCGCGTCAAGTACTACGCGGTAATCAAAATATCATTGACATCGGGTTGCTGAAGATAGAGAATCTGGCAACCTGGGAGCCATACTTAATAAAGCAGTTAGAGATTTTTCCTGATGCTGTCACTTTAACGGCAAGCAATGAACAGCAAGAACACCTAGCGGTGGAAAAGCTTAACGATCGCCAATTCTTGCTAAGATATGCCGATAAGTCAACTGGTTACGACCTCCACACCTACAAAATTGACTCTCTTGGTCAACGGACTCAACTACCAGAGGTAATCAAAAACTATGATGCGCGATCGCGTCCTGATTATCAAGCAGCAGTTACTGCTAAAAAATTCAGCTTTAGTCAGATTTTTACATCCATTACCGAACCAAGCCTTCTAATTAGTGCATCTCAACCCATATATGACTCCCAAGGTCAGTTACTCGGTGTCAACAGCACTCTCACTCACTTATCACAAATTGGGGATTTACTGCAAAATATTAAAATTGGCAAATCTGGGCAAGTTTTTATTATCGAGCGATCGGGGCTATTAGTCGCAAGTTCCACAACCGAAGAACCATTCCGCCTCCAAAATGGTAAACCCATTCGGTTAGCAGCTTCCCAAAGCCGGAATTCTTTTACTCAAGCCAGCGCTAAATATTTAGAAACTAAGTTTAGTAACTTTGACCAAATTAAGAGTTTACAGCAACTAGATTTTTCTTTTGGCGGCAAACGACAATTTTTAGAAATTAGACCGTTACAGGGCGAATCAAATGTCAACTGGTTAATTGTAGTGGCTGTCCCAGAAGCAGACTTGATGGGACAAATTAATCGCAACACTCAAACTACAATTTTTCTCTGTCTGGGAGCATTAGTACTAGCTATTTTATTGGGAATTATCAGCGCCCGTTGGATAACTCAACCAATTCTCTACTTCAGCACGGCGACAAAAGATTTAGCCGATTTTACCAAGGTTGAAGATTCAGTGGTAATTGGACAAGGCATTAAAGAATTAGAGGTATTGGGTGAATCTTTGAATCAGATGATGCAGCAGTTACGTAAAAACTTTACTGCAAAGATTACTAAAAATGAAGAGTTAGAATTGCAAATTAAGCAGCAAACTCAAGAATTACAGCAAGAGATTCAAAAAAGGATTAACAGTGAGCGAAAACTGGGACAGCATCATCAGGCGTTAGCAGAACTGGCAAATCACAGGTCAATTTCAGAAGGAAATATAGAAACAGCATTTAAAGTTATCACTGAGAAAGCCGCGAATGCTTTAGAAATAGAGCGAGTCAGTGTCTGGTTATTTAATAGCGATGACTACGGTGAGCTGCGCCAACGCAGTAAACTACAATGTATAAATCTCTATGAACATAGCAATCAGAAACATTCGGCAGGTTTAGAACGCGATCGCACAGATTATCCCATCTATTTTAAATCCCTGACATCTGCCCGAATCATTTCTGTTCCCGACACTCGCACCGATCTACGGATACAAGAATTATGGGATGAACTGCTAGAAGCAAAGAATATTGTATCCCTAATTAATACCTCTATTTGGGTTGGGGGTGAAATAGTGGGAACAGTGTTGTATGAACAAATTGATATTCCCCGGACATGGGAACTGAGTGAGCAAAATTTTGTTAGTTCAATCGCGGAATTTGTCGCCTTGACATTAGAAGTGTGCGATCGCAAAAGTGCAGAATCTGCCCTCCGTGAGGCTCAAGAAGCTGCCAAAGTAGCAAATCGTGCCAAAAAAACATTTTTAGGAAATATAAGCCATGAACTGAGGACTCCTTTAAACTTCATTCTTGAGATCGTAAAAGCACTCCAAAATGAAGTCCACGGGACTGTAACCGAAGAACAGCAGCGGTTCCTAAATATTCTCGAATCTAGCGGTAAGAACCTCTTAGAATTGATTAACCAGATACTTGAGCTTACCGATATTGAATCCAGCAAAATAGAACTGCAACTAGCTGCTACTTCCATTCAAGGATTATGTGACTCTAGTCTCAGTTTTGTCAAAAATTTAGCATTACAGAAAAATATTCAACTGAGTGTAAAAATCCCTGAAGAACTCGAACCTATCAAAGTTGATGAGCGCCGCATCCGCCAAGTATTTATCAATCTATTGAACAATGCTATCAAGTTTACTCACGACGGAGGCAAAGTTTGGATTGAAGTTCAGCCAAATTCTACAAACGAATATATCTTTTTTAGCGTGGTAGATACAGGTATTGGTATGCTTTCCGATGACCTTTTTCAATTATTTCAACCTTTTATGCAAGTTGAAAATCCCTCTACGCGTCGTTCCGCAGGTACTGGTTTAGGTTTAGTAATGGTGCAAAAAATTGTCGAGTTGCACGGTGGTACTGTCCATGCTGAAAGTCAGTTAGGTAAAGGTAGTAGATTTACAGTCAAACTTCCGTGGAAAAGTTCAAATACATGAAAACTACTGTAAATTAAATTTTTACCTGACAAGAGAGACGTAGCAGTGCTACGTCTCTACATTATTTTTTATTCAGATGCCTAATGAGTGAGGTACAGCCAATTTTGCATCAGCTATCTGGGCATTATCCACAACAATTTGGCGGAATGAATCGCCTTCAATTGTTTCTTCTTCTATTAACAAATCTACTAAACGCTCTAAAACTATGCGGTTTTCTTGCAACAGTTCTTTGGCTCTGATGTAGCAATTGTTAACAATTTCTCGGACTTGCGAATCAATTTTGGCGGCAATTTCTTCAGAATAATCTGATTTATTCATCCAGTCGCGTCCTAAAAATACTTCTGCACTCTGATTTTCTAAGGATAATGGGCCTAATTCTGACATCCCGAAGCGTGTCACCATCTGCCGCGCCATCCCTGTCACCTGTTGCAGGTCATTCCCTGCACCTGTGGTTACTTCTGGTTTACCAAAAACTATTTCTTCGGCAGCACGACCGCCCAAAGTAGCAGTAATCCTAGCTTTGAGTTGAGAACGAGAAATTAACCCCTGTTCTTCGTTGGGAGTAAACCAAGTTAATCCTAGTGCTTGTCCTCGTGGAATTAATGTAACTTTCTGCACTGGGTCATGGTCTTTAATCAATGTGCCTACTAAAGCATGTCCAACTTCATGATAGGCAATTAAGCGTTTGCTCTTGCTGTCTACTAAAGCAGTACCTTCCATACCTGCAACAACTCTATCTACAGCCGCATCAATTTCTAAAAGGGTGACAGCTTCTTTGCGTCTCCTGGCAGTGAGAATAGCAGCTTCATTAAGTAAGTTGGCTAAGTCTGCGCCAGTAAAACCAGGAGTGCGGCGAGCGATCGCTTCTAATGATACGCTGGGATCGATTTTCTTATTCCGCGCATGCACTTTCAAAATATCCAGCCGTCCTTTGAGATCCGGTGCGTCAACCATCACTTGTCTGTCAAAGCGTCCTGGTCTAAGCAACGCTGCATCTAGGACATCTGGACGGTTAGTAGCAGCAATAATAATGATCCCTGTGTTACCTTCAAAACCATCCATTTCGGTGAGCAGTTGGTTGAGGGTTTGTTCGCGCTCATCGTTACCGCCACCAATTCCAGCCCCCCGTTGTCTGCCAACTGCGTCAATTTCATCGATAAATATTAGACAAGGGGCATTCTCTTTGGCTTTTTTGAAGAGGTCGCGCACGCGAGATGCGCCCACACCAACGAACATTTCTACGAATTCCGAACCGGAAATACTGAAGAATGGTACACCTGCTTCACCTGCGATCGCTTTTGCTAGTAATGTTTTACCAGTACCAGGGGGGCCAATTAACAACACTCCTTTGGGAATCCGTGCGCCTACAGCAGTAAACCTTTCTGGTTGTTTGAGGAAGGTAACAACTTCTTCAAGTTCTTCTTTAGCTTCTTGAACCCCGGCTACATCTTCAAATTTCACTCCGGTTTTGGCCTCCATTTGGAAGCGCGCTCTGGATTTACCAAAATTCATCGCTTGGCTAGAAGCATTGGTAGAGCGCCGGAGGAACAATAGCATTAAAGCCAGCAGTGGCAAAATCCACATGAGATTGAACAACAACCCAACAGCAGCCCGACTATTAGCAGAGGAAACCTCGCCAAAATCAACATTCTTATCTTTGAGTATGTTGATTAACTCTGTATTTTGTGCCAGAAGTCTCACCTGTTGCGGTGGTGTATTATCTTTCTGCCCCTTGAGATAAACCCTTGCTAGCTGTTCGGTTTCGTCAAGCTCTACTTTTTGGACTTCTCCCGCCTTCGCTTTCTTGAGCAAATCGCCATAGCTTAGAGAGGTGGTGTCTGCTTTTTGTGCCAAGACAGGGGTACTCCCGAAAATGCCTGGTAACATAATCAAGCTAGCTGCAATCGCCCCAACCCAAGCAACGCGCTTTGATGACTGCCTTTTTATCAATGATTTTTTTCCCAAATTTGTCATAATAATTACCCTTTGTCTGCTGGCACAAGTTGAGCTAAGGTTTTATGCCTCTTCTATCAAAAATTGTAATAACTGGAAATTACACTTTTCTTATCTAGTCTAACTTCCACACAAAAGCATTCCCAAGTTTCTTGTAACTACTTAAGGATGGGCATGGGGCATTGGGGAACAAACTTGTTAAATAATTCCCCCTCATCTCAATACTGCTCGGTTAAGGAATTTTTTGGTTTAGGCAAGCAGGGGGAGCAGGGGGAGAAATGGGGGCAGGGGGGGGATTTTTGCTTCCCCTGCCTCCTCTGCTTCCCCTGCCTCCCCTGCTTATCCGAGCAGTATTGCTCCTCATCTCCCTCATCTCCCTCATCCCCCCTACTCCCTACCGTAAAAGCAACGGGATATTTTTATTATTTTGGAAGTCCCTAAGTCGTTGGCGCAGCCTCTCGTAGAGAAGTCTTGGAATTGGGTATGGAAAGAATAATTGCTCCAAACTCCTTTTTAAGCATCAAATTTTCCAGTAGATATTAATTTGACACATTCCTACATAAATCGCTAAGATCAACATAGTCATAACGATTCCGCTTTTTAAGAAATCTGGTAATAGTAGCTAGTTAATAGTTTGTAGGTTAATTATGGTAAGAATTATTGGCATTGGTGGTAGCTTAAGAGCCAACTCCTATACCCAGCTTGCTTTACAAGTAGCAGTGCAAAGGGTTGAAGCTGTGGGTGCAGAGGTAGAAATTATCGATTTACGGCAGTTGCAGCTACCGTTTTGTACTGGTGCAAAGGAGTATCCAGAGTACCCAGATGTGCAAAGGTTGCAAGATACAGTTAGTGGCGCTGATGGGTTAATTTTAGCCACACCTGAGTATCATGGTAGCGTTAGTGGTGTGCTGAAAAATGCTCTAGATTTGATGAGCTTTGAGCAACTGTCTGATAAAGTCACAGGATTGATTAGCGTCTTAGGTGGTCAGCCTAATAGCAACGCCCTAAATGACCTACGGCTAATTGTTCGATGGGTTCATGGTTGGGTAATTCCAGAACAAATTGCGATCGGGCAAGCTTGGGGTGCATTCAGCCCTGAAGGTAAGTTGTTAGATGAGAAACTCTCCCAAAGATTCGATCAATTTGCTCAAAGTTTAGTTGATAATACTCGCAAGCTGCGGGGCGTAAATTAGTTGTAAGATTAGAAAAATAATTGTATATCAGTACTGTGACAATACGCTTGGGTGGGCTTTGCCTACCCTACGGGAAGACTGCGATCGCAGAGTGAGTTTACGTAAGTGCTAGTATAAAAACTCCCACGCATTGAGGCATGGGAGTTTCAGAATTTGTAGTTTTAATCAGGGCTTGCTCTGTGCTTATTAATTACAAATTATTGTGCAAAGCTTTGCACAACTTACTAAACTTAATGATGGTGGTGATGGTGATGGCGATCGCCAGCGAGTTGGGGATTAACTGCCAAAGTTTCCTCTGACAATAACTCTGCAATATGAGCATCAGCCCATTGCGCCACCATCGCTAAAAATTCTGGGCGATCGTTAACGCAAGCCATTTGCACGTAGTTCGTACCAGGATGCTGTTTTTCTAAAGCATGGATGATATGGTGTACATCCAATAAAGTTTCGTGGTTTTCTGTGGCAAAGCCAATTGGCATAAATATCACCACTTTTGCACCCAGTTGAATCAGGTTATTTGCCGCTTGCTCGGCATTTGGCTGTGTCCAATCAATTAAGGGGGTGTCATGATTGAGCCAACCCACCGAAATTAACGGATAGCGGTTAATCAGCTTATCTCGAACCAAATCGTACATTGCTTCACTTTCGGCAATCCCAGAAGTAAAGCCTTTAGCTTTATGGGGACAGCCGTGATTCATTAACACAATACCGATTTGAGAAGGTAGATAAGCTGCGCCTAACTCAGCAATTTTTTCCTCAACTAGATGAGCCATCAAATCGATGTAAGCTGGTTCGTTGAAGAAAGAAGGAATGTAACGCTGTGCTTTAATCCAGTGTTCCTCACCATCAGTT
This Nostoc sp. KVJ3 DNA region includes the following protein-coding sequences:
- a CDS encoding ferrochelatase, coding for MVATPEKLQHTHEHLSGKDRVAVLLMGYGEVESYEDFANYNEQALNLLTAKFAPVPTWIYPPLAKLLALFDRHEWGHTHHDFISPHNAIFEQQRAGIEKHLQEKWGENVQVFKAFNFCAPFLPNQVLAEIKNQGFEKLLIYPLLVVDSIFTSGIAIEQVNNALVELTDGEEHWIKAQRYIPSFFNEPAYIDLMAHLVEEKIAELGAAYLPSQIGIVLMNHGCPHKAKGFTSGIAESEAMYDLVRDKLINRYPLISVGWLNHDTPLIDWTQPNAEQAANNLIQLGAKVVIFMPIGFATENHETLLDVHHIIHALEKQHPGTNYVQMACVNDRPEFLAMVAQWADAHIAELLSEETLAVNPQLAGDRHHHHHHH
- a CDS encoding NADPH-dependent FMN reductase, coding for MVRIIGIGGSLRANSYTQLALQVAVQRVEAVGAEVEIIDLRQLQLPFCTGAKEYPEYPDVQRLQDTVSGADGLILATPEYHGSVSGVLKNALDLMSFEQLSDKVTGLISVLGGQPNSNALNDLRLIVRWVHGWVIPEQIAIGQAWGAFSPEGKLLDEKLSQRFDQFAQSLVDNTRKLRGVN
- a CDS encoding GumC family protein codes for the protein MAKISLNQEQQVTTTSAQGAVDIRQLSTSLLRRRFLILGISCVVMSAASILAVIAKPTYQSNMQILVNSNLSQGVQSNNTQVGADTQVTNSSSQVVDSTTQMKLMLSSKLLQKALDLVHFDYPDITLADINGQAKQKKKAPLEITPEEGGIGANQVFSQVFRVSFRDEDPVKAQKLLQALQQVYQNYNKEQQKERLNHGLAFVNARLPELKKEVSKADKNLEQFRKKHKLLDPEVQSKIMLESLADIQNQLQTTRANLQDANARYDNLEQQIASSSQQNELISSRLNQSSRYQILLSEIQKTELALAKERLRYTDDYPSVQKLKQQRQSQLLLLRQEVKSITTSSKGESLLKGSMVGVDPTLIDEFILVQTTVLGLTANEKNLAESEQQLRSELNKYPNLIAEYNRLLPKVQTSHKTLEQLLQVQQYLGLKIAQEGYTWQVLTEPALGTYMGGNRLLLLLGGAVIGPILGILAALILENFNDTIYCTGDLKNLTNLRVLGSVPKLPSYSIKKRRLGLPWNGRRSSDDSVIEATTRLPVHENLDMIYQNIQILKYPLPFKSLMLTSALPGAGKTTLVLGLVASATRMHRRVLVIDANLHNPSLHKILGLSNDWGLSLLLVDEPTTHFQDYVQPIHPSIDILTAGPEPEDTVKLLSSQRMKELTELFEQSYDLVLIDASPILGTVDARLVASFCNGIVMVECMGKVTRTELTQAIEILSKLNLIGIIANEVNNSQKVLAS
- a CDS encoding ATP-binding protein, producing MNKNIVQSGVFTLFRGIPLRRILVALFLLQIFLAVGLTAYLSICNGQKAVNEVASELRYEVANRVEQNLQTYFSTPRQVLRGNQNIIDIGLLKIENLATWEPYLIKQLEIFPDAVTLTASNEQQEHLAVEKLNDRQFLLRYADKSTGYDLHTYKIDSLGQRTQLPEVIKNYDARSRPDYQAAVTAKKFSFSQIFTSITEPSLLISASQPIYDSQGQLLGVNSTLTHLSQIGDLLQNIKIGKSGQVFIIERSGLLVASSTTEEPFRLQNGKPIRLAASQSRNSFTQASAKYLETKFSNFDQIKSLQQLDFSFGGKRQFLEIRPLQGESNVNWLIVVAVPEADLMGQINRNTQTTIFLCLGALVLAILLGIISARWITQPILYFSTATKDLADFTKVEDSVVIGQGIKELEVLGESLNQMMQQLRKNFTAKITKNEELELQIKQQTQELQQEIQKRINSERKLGQHHQALAELANHRSISEGNIETAFKVITEKAANALEIERVSVWLFNSDDYGELRQRSKLQCINLYEHSNQKHSAGLERDRTDYPIYFKSLTSARIISVPDTRTDLRIQELWDELLEAKNIVSLINTSIWVGGEIVGTVLYEQIDIPRTWELSEQNFVSSIAEFVALTLEVCDRKSAESALREAQEAAKVANRAKKTFLGNISHELRTPLNFILEIVKALQNEVHGTVTEEQQRFLNILESSGKNLLELINQILELTDIESSKIELQLAATSIQGLCDSSLSFVKNLALQKNIQLSVKIPEELEPIKVDERRIRQVFINLLNNAIKFTHDGGKVWIEVQPNSTNEYIFFSVVDTGIGMLSDDLFQLFQPFMQVENPSTRRSAGTGLGLVMVQKIVELHGGTVHAESQLGKGSRFTVKLPWKSSNT
- the ftsH gene encoding ATP-dependent zinc metalloprotease FtsH; the protein is MTNLGKKSLIKRQSSKRVAWVGAIAASLIMLPGIFGSTPVLAQKADTTSLSYGDLLKKAKAGEVQKVELDETEQLARVYLKGQKDNTPPQQVRLLAQNTELINILKDKNVDFGEVSSANSRAAVGLLFNLMWILPLLALMLLFLRRSTNASSQAMNFGKSRARFQMEAKTGVKFEDVAGVQEAKEELEEVVTFLKQPERFTAVGARIPKGVLLIGPPGTGKTLLAKAIAGEAGVPFFSISGSEFVEMFVGVGASRVRDLFKKAKENAPCLIFIDEIDAVGRQRGAGIGGGNDEREQTLNQLLTEMDGFEGNTGIIIIAATNRPDVLDAALLRPGRFDRQVMVDAPDLKGRLDILKVHARNKKIDPSVSLEAIARRTPGFTGADLANLLNEAAILTARRRKEAVTLLEIDAAVDRVVAGMEGTALVDSKSKRLIAYHEVGHALVGTLIKDHDPVQKVTLIPRGQALGLTWFTPNEEQGLISRSQLKARITATLGGRAAEEIVFGKPEVTTGAGNDLQQVTGMARQMVTRFGMSELGPLSLENQSAEVFLGRDWMNKSDYSEEIAAKIDSQVREIVNNCYIRAKELLQENRIVLERLVDLLIEEETIEGDSFRQIVVDNAQIADAKLAVPHSLGI